The following coding sequences are from one Macadamia integrifolia cultivar HAES 741 unplaced genomic scaffold, SCU_Mint_v3 scaffold1452, whole genome shotgun sequence window:
- the LOC122063771 gene encoding LOB domain-containing protein 4 — protein sequence MKETGRKQGAASPCAACKLLRRRCAQDCVFAPYFPADEPQKFANVHKVFGASNVNKMLQELPLHQRGDAVSSMVYEANARVRDPVYGCVGAISSLQQQIDVLQTQLALAQAEVVHMRMRQAASTSNHAGNSSDSASPASKLMTPHTKSFFALDMVDQANLGESLWSC from the exons ATGAAGGAGACCGGCAGGAAACAGGGGGCAGCATCGCCTTGTGCTGCCTGTAAGCTTCTTAGAAGGAGGTGTGCCCAGGATTGTGTCTTTGCCCCTTACTTCCCTGCCGATGAGCCACAGAAGTTTGCTAATGTCCACAAGGTGTTTGGTGCTAGTAATGTCAACAAGATGTTACAG GAATTACCACTGCACCAACGCGGCGATGCTGTGAGTAGCATGGTATATGAAGCTAATGCAAGGGTGAGAGACCCTGTCTATGGTTGTGTGGGTGCTATTTCATCTCTGCAACAACAGATTGATGTCCTTCAGACCCAGTTAGCTCTGGCACAGGCTGAGGTAGTCCATATGAGAATGCGTCAAGCGGCATCTACATCTAATCACGCGGGTAATTCGAGTGATAGTGCCTCCCCTGCCTCCAAGCTAATGACCCCACACACCAAGTCTTTCTTTGCTTTAGATATGGTAGATCAGGCCAATTTAGGGGAGTCCTTGTGGTCATGCTAG